The genomic region GCCATGTTGGTCGAATTTGACGTCGGCGGTTTTAATGTTTACCACGAAGAAACCTTGCTACATTGCTTTAATAAACGGGCTACGCCTATTTTATACCAACTGACGTAATTATTTGATCATTAACACGCAATTTGCGGGTTTTATTGTGCTTGCTGTTTTTCCTAGACGAGATTCATGGTATTAATAGCTAAGTATTATTCGCTATGAGCATGGCACATTGTCATATAAGGTGGCACAGTGAGCACAGGGATACTGGATAGACCAGAATTGGCTTGTAAACCATGTATCATAGCCACAGTTTAAACAATCAACATGGTTATTTTCTAATGAAACGTGTCGTAATTACAGGTATTGGTATTGTATCGAGTATTGGTAACAATGCTGAAGAAGTTCTGGATTCATTAAAAGTTGGTCGTTCTGGTATTAGTAAATCAGAAAGCTTTGTAGAAAAAGGGCTTCGTAGCCAAGTTTGGGGTAAGCCAAACATCGAGCCAAAAGATCACATCGACCGCAAAATATTTCGCTTTATGGGCGATGCGGCAGGTTATGCATACATCGCAATGGAAGAAGCGATTAAAGACGCTAAGTTAACTGACGATCAAGTATCAAACTACCGTACTGGTTTAGTTGCCGGCTCTGGTGGTGCGTCATCACTTAACGTTGTTAACTCTGCCGATACCCTTCGCGAAAAAGGCGTTAAACGTGTTGGCCCATATGCGGTACCAAAAACTATGTCATCGACATGTTCAGCATGCTTGGCAACACCGTTTAAGATTTTAGGTAATAACTACTCAATCAGTTCAGCGTGTGCAACGTCTGCACACTGTATTGGTCATGCGGCGGAGTTAATTCAACTAGGTAAGCAAGATATTGTTTTCGCTGGTGGTGGTGAAGAAGTTGATTGGTCATTAGCCATGATGTTTGATGGCATGGGCGCATTATCAACTAAATATAATGACACACCAGAAAAAGCATCGCGTACCTACGATGCAAGCCGTGACGGCTTTGTTATCTCTGGCGGTGGCGGTATGGTTGTTGTTGAAGAGTTAGAGCACGCTCTTGCTCGTGGCGCACACATTTACGCTGAAATCGTTGGTTACGGCGCTACCTCTGATGGTTATGATATGGTCGCACCAAGTGGTGAAGGCGCCGTTCGTTGTATGCAACAAGCAATGGAAGGCGTTGAAGGTAAAATTGATTACTTAAACACCCATGGTACATCAACACCTGTTGGCGATGTTAAAGAGCTTGGCGCTATTCAAGAGGTGTTTGGTCACGATTGCCCAGCGATTTCTGCGACTAAAGCCATGACTGGTCATGCCCTAGGTGCCGCTGGTGTTCATGAAGCCATTTACACCATGCTAATGATGGAGCATAACTTCATCGCGCCATCAATCAACATTGATGAGCTTGACGAAAAAGCAGAAGGTTTGAATATTATCCGTGAACCACAAGAAGCGAATATTGACTTAGCGATGTCGAACAGCTTTGGTTTTGGTGGTACGAACTCAACCTTAGTATTGAAAAAATTCCAAGGCTAAATAGAGCTGCGTAGCAGATCTTAAATGAATATAAAGGGGCGCTAATAACATAGCGCCCTTTTGTTTTATCGGAGCTTATGCTGAGTCAGCTCTAAACGCTAAAAGTGAGTATCTAGGTCTCAGCAAAGCGTTTAAAGTCGTTTTCGATATCTGGATTTTTTAATACGTCATAACAAACAAAGGTAGGCAGCGGACTCATACCAAAAAAGCGAAAATTAGCATGCATATGAAGCATTAAATCATCAACGCTTTTCCCTTGAAATAAATACTCATCGTCATCCTCAAAGGCTTCTTTGGGGCATTGAATGTTAGCGACAACATGTACTTAGCATTTCCTTTCGTACCACCTGTGCCATAGTTCTTTTTTGGTTGTTTAGAAGTTCTACCGTCAAAGTTGCATAACACGCCTTGCATACCAGCACTGAACACCTCATCCATATACTTTTTAAACGACCAAGGGATAGTCATCCAATTGACTGGTGCTTGCAGAATGATGTTTTCGGCCCAAGCGAGGTGCACAAGCTGCTCTTCAACATCAATGGCATCTTGCATGGTGACTATACGTACATCATGGCCTTTACCACGTAAATTGGCATTAGCTTGCTCAACTAAAGAGGCATTTAAACGGCCTTAGGAAAATGGCGATTTTTCGTGGGCATTAATGATTAGCACATTACTCATTCGATACTCCATAACAAATAAAATAACCACTAACAATGGCGCTAGTAGTTAGTTGGTATTGGCTCGGTTTTGGGCATTTTAGGGCAAAGTGTAGTAAAAATATGGCAGATTGTTAGCTGGAAAGCATCTGTAATGATGAGGCTATCTATTGAAGAATTTTGTGGCCTAAGTCCTTACTTTTTATAGAGCATTAAGATCCCATTGAACTCCTAACTTTGTACGTTCGATATTTGAGTGTCCTAGCATGTGTGTGAGGTTAATTTGTACTGCCAAATTTGTCACTTATCATACTTGTCAAAATAACTTGGTGGTTTTGTTGGTTGATTTTAATGGTTTTTTTTGGTTTTATGGTG from Thalassotalea sp. Sam97 harbors:
- the fabB gene encoding beta-ketoacyl-ACP synthase I, producing the protein MKRVVITGIGIVSSIGNNAEEVLDSLKVGRSGISKSESFVEKGLRSQVWGKPNIEPKDHIDRKIFRFMGDAAGYAYIAMEEAIKDAKLTDDQVSNYRTGLVAGSGGASSLNVVNSADTLREKGVKRVGPYAVPKTMSSTCSACLATPFKILGNNYSISSACATSAHCIGHAAELIQLGKQDIVFAGGGEEVDWSLAMMFDGMGALSTKYNDTPEKASRTYDASRDGFVISGGGGMVVVEELEHALARGAHIYAEIVGYGATSDGYDMVAPSGEGAVRCMQQAMEGVEGKIDYLNTHGTSTPVGDVKELGAIQEVFGHDCPAISATKAMTGHALGAAGVHEAIYTMLMMEHNFIAPSINIDELDEKAEGLNIIREPQEANIDLAMSNSFGFGGTNSTLVLKKFQG